One segment of Solanum stenotomum isolate F172 chromosome 1, ASM1918654v1, whole genome shotgun sequence DNA contains the following:
- the LOC125850570 gene encoding putative glucose-6-phosphate 1-epimerase, whose product MGHYAAVWDHTAATEVTKDWNGIEQVVLRNPQGASARVSLQGGQVTSWRNERGEELLFNSSKSIFKSPKATRGGISACFPQYGNGGSLEQLGFTRNRIWTIEDDPPSLFTYDPQGKSFIDLLLKPSEDDLRFWPHGFEFRLRVTLASDGSLSLISRIRNINGKQFSFSFAYHTYFSVSDISEIRVEGLETLDYLDNLCQKERFTEQGDAITFESEMDRVYLSSPNRIAVLDHERKRTYLIRKEGLPDTVVWNPWEKKAKSMVDFGDDEYKQMLCVDGAAIEKPITLKPGEEWTGRVELVAVPSSFCDL is encoded by the exons ATGGGGCACTATGCAGCAGTCTGGGACCATACAGCAGCAACTGAAGTAACAAAAGATTGGAATGGGATTGAACAGGTTGTGCTTCGGAACCCTCAGGGTGCCTCTGCACGG GTTAGCTTGCAAGGAGGACAAGTTACGTCTTGGCGGAATGAACGAGGGGAAGAGCTCCTATTCAATAGCAGTAAG AGCatcttcaagtctccaaaagCTACACGAGGAGGAATCTCTGCTTGTTTTCCCCAG TATGGAAATGGTGGTTCACTTGAGCAACTTGGATTCACAAGAAACAGAATCTGGACCATTGAGGATGACCCTCCATCTTTATTCACATATGACCCACAAGGAAAATCTTTCATTGACTTGCTGCTCAAACCTTCAGAAGATGATCTGAGGTTCTGGCCCCACGG TTTTGAGTTTCGCCTCCGAGTTACGCTGGCATCAGATGGAAGCTTGTCCTTGATATCTCGTATCAGAAACATTAATGGCAAACAATTCAGCTTCTCATTTGCTTATCATACATACTTCTCTGTTTCCGACATAAG TGAAATAAGGGTCGAAGGTTTAGAAACACTGGACTATCTGGACAACCTATGCCAGAAAGAACGCTTTACTGAACAAGGAGATGCCATTACTTTTGAATCTGAG ATGGACCGTGTCTACCTTAGTTCTCCAAATCGCATCGCTGTTCTTGATCATGAAAGGAAACGAACATATCTGATAAGGAAGGAAGGATTGCCAGATACTG TGGTGTGGAATCCATGGGAGAAGAAAGCCAAATCAATGGTGGATTTTGGCGACGATGAGTATAAGCAGATGCTTTGTGTTGATGGAGCAGCAATAGAGAAACCCATCACCTTGAAGCCAGGAGAGGAATGGACAGGTCGTGTAGAGCTTGTGGCTGTGCCATCGAGTTTTTGTGATCTATGA